In Aspergillus fumigatus Af293 chromosome 6, whole genome shotgun sequence, the genomic window GCCGACCCTCTTCTCCGGGTGCTGAACTCCCGCGCATTCTACGGCAATGGCAGATACGGAGACACCATGTACAATGATATTCCCATCTATGATGACAGACATGACGATGTTGTCTGGGAGGGCCGAAGGGGCGAGGCATACGGTGAGGGGCAACGGCGTGACCGCGGCGGTTTTAACGGCACCGATGACTACGAGTATCGCGACAGACCTCGCGCGAGTACTTGGGCAGACGACGTTTACGATCGGCCCCCCGCAGGTTTGGGCCGTTCCTCTACTATGGGTCACGCCGATGCTTTCGACAGATACGGCGGCCGCAGTCGGAGCAACACCGCTCCATTTGACGAAGATTACGTCTATTCCGACCGCAAGCCCAGCCGGCCAACGGCACCCAAGCCTGTTTTCGGGCAGCGCACAGGACAGAGTGCTCCTCTGCGGGCAGATCAGGCCGTCGCATTATACACATTTGATGCAGATCAGGAAGGAGACTTGGGCTTTAAGAAGGGAGACATTATCACGATCTTGAAGCGCACGGACAAGGCCGAAGATTGGTGGACAGGGCGCATTGGCGACAGGGTCGGCATCTTTCCGAGGTGAGAACATCCTTGTCGGTGACCCACCAAGGCATCCATACTGACGCAAAGATTAGCAATTACGTCGATGCAGCTTGATTCCAGTCACGGCCCCTTTGCTGCTTGGCGCAGAATGACATTAATGAACCGATCATCAACTCTCAGAACAGACCATTTCAAGATGCCACGCACACATCTTGAACTATATCACGATTTCGTCTTGAAGGACTTTTAAGCTCCTTCCATGATATAAACGCTGGGGTTCTTGTCTTGTCCGGTAGATGTATCCAAATGATGACTGAACGCGTTGCAAATGGAAAGAAGCAGTATTTTTGTATCCGGCTTCAATAAGGGCTTCTTTCTCTATATCCTTATCTTTCACTCAAGAGTCTTGCGTCTTGCGATTGATACTGCTTTTAGGACTACTTAGGATTGTTCTTTTGCCGCCGGTTTTGATCTTAGAGATTGTTTGCATGCTTGTGCTTTTCACTCGTTTTTATTAAATCGTTATATGGCGTCACCGGCCTGCATAGTATCCAATGGCATCCAGGGAGGTGCCTGAATGCTGTACTCCCGCCACTTTAAGGTATCTGTTTAGCTCCACAGACATCTTTTATGGAATATCGCAAGTAATCAGCAGATCCAGTAGATCCCCTATGTTAAGCAATGTAATCATGGCTAGTACTCGAGGAATGACATAATCTGCATACTGATTGATGCATGCACATTCCACTAGCGTTTGATGAGCGGTATGTTTCAAGTCAAGCTTCTAATGACCCTAGTCAGTAGACGTTTGTCAATCTAACGATTTCGATAATAGAGCCGATCGTGATGTGGTACCAAGATTACTGGTAGTTGATGTTGAGATGTGGTATGGTGTCAGACGATGGGCACGAGACCtatgatggtgatgatgaccCTTAGCcacccaaggaagaggactatgaggaaaaaaaaaaccacTTAACATCGACAGTAGTCCCGATAGAAGGAGCTCTCGAAAGGAAAGCTCAGATACGCCATTTGAGTCACAATATTGTCTCCGTGCAAGAAAGTCCCTGAATTGAAATGACTAATCAGCTGGAGTAAATTTCTGTATGGCCAGATACTAAGGGAGACAAGGTAGACATGGGGGACGCCAATGGCTAGGCTAGGCCAGCACGAGGAGGAAAGCCGTCCATCTAAAGCTACACATGAGCACCAAAGTCATACATAGGCAGAGTCACGTCTACGGCCGGTGAGGTCACCTATAATGACAGTAGTCAATTCCAATCTCACTTGATGTATTTCTGCTTCCAGTCCTACTTGGTCCGAGGGATGGATGACTCTACCTAGCTTTGCTTAGTGACTGGTTAGTACCCACTGGTATGCACTCCATAACCCAGAGAGCTGTTAAATGACAGCCACTGGCAGTAAGGAGCTCTGAAAACCGCTATCGAAGGATTGTGATTTGAAGTTGATCGAGTCCAGTAGTCAATCCACTCATAGTCCAGTAGCCAATCCACTCATAGTCCAGTAGCCAATCCACTCATAGTCCAGTAGTCAATCCACTCGTTGATTATTCTCCCATAGTAACGACATGGATCGATGATCGTCATTTGTTCATAGTTCCTACAGGGTCAGTATGTAGTCGCGACCAGATCGATCGTCCAAAGAGTGGCGGCCCGGATTTGAGTCGGGCCTAAGTGGAGCCAAACAATGGCCGAGGCAGAGTGGATCGATCCGTGAATCCAGCGTACTCTTGAGTACATTATTAGCAACAGGGTTGACGGGGCGAATTTGAATTGAGATTGGCAAATTCTGCTGTATGGAGATCGAGTGAGGAGGAACTACTTATAGCCAGCTGGTGATTGAGGCTGAAACATAACCTGAGGCACACGAGTACCTTCAATACGAGAGGTGTGTGGATGCACTCCACGTCTTAAACTAGTCTAAATATTCTGGAATTTGTTAGAAATAGATTGTCATTTGCTCAGTATGTGATTACTTTTTTGTTAAGGACACTCATTATTCGAGAAATCATGTACCCTATGAACTGGATCAAAGCGGAAATAGCAGAACCTCCAACCTTGTCCAGGGTACCTTACTTTGTGGTACCTGTTTCTATCGCCTgataagaataataataccCAAGAACCGAAAAAGCCCCCCTAAGGCCAAGGTAGCCTAAACTGTTATGGAGCAGTAGGGATGCCTTCAGACGACACTACTACCAAGGAAGTTTAGCTGGTTCTTTCTTACTTTACTTACCTTAGTCTTACTTGCACTACTCTACACAGTACTACTCTACTTCCTCATCCTGCTGATATTCCTTCCTAATAATTATCCTGGTGATTATTATGCTCTCCACATTCAGCTAGCTCTCCTCACTCTTCCTCCTTACTGAAAAAGTCCCTCCTCCTACTTGTTGTCACCGGATGTCTAGCCGTCAGCCTTTCCCTTGTTGTCTTCTTTCCCTGCTCCCTGGTGGATGGTTTTCCCCGTCAAACACTACTGCTGTCGGTGCCAGTGTTTCTTCCCCGCTTCCATGATCATCCTTCGCTATCTCCCGGCCTAGGTGCTATATACATTCATTCCTATTTGACCTCCCTCTCCACAATCGACTTTCCCGTCGACCCTTCTGTCCTCAGCAAAATCCGGGAAGACGATTTCACGACAGCTCCCGAATTATTCGGCTCTCATGCAGGTGTGTTGGTTCTAAAAATCGTCCCATTAAGCCCTCTTGAATGTTCGAACTTGCTTTTCTGCTTTCCCCTTTTCCTTGGTCGGGACCCGGCCTTTCCCCAGCCTAAAACCGTGGAGCCCTCTTCCAGAAGTCTCGTGAACTGTCCGCATGCGATTTGATGGGAAGTCCATTGGAAAAAATATCTGACCGGTCTGTTTGTTTGATCACCTAGGCTTCACCGAGCCCCTCTGAGGCTGGCGGAGGATACGGGACGCGGAGAGGCCATGTGCCTCAATTATCTATTAGTGACCCAAGCCACCATGTCACGGAAGCCATTGGGCATATGTACGAAGACGATTACGACAGGCGGGAGTCCAAACGTCTCAGCTTCCTTTCTTCCCCGCTCAGCGAATCCATCTCGATAATCCCTCCCAGCCTCGCCGGATCCGAAGACTCCGCCTCACCGCAGTCGCTGCACGTACAATGTCGCTCGAACGCCGTGGATAGTCCTCAGACGAATGGACGCTCACGGCCATCACTGGTTTCCTCCAAGTCCGTTGACCGGGACACCAGCAACCCGACGTCTCCCCCTTCGACGGACACAGCTACCACCTCATTCCCTTTAAACGACGTCGACTACGAATCTGATCCCGCTGCGGTGGCCCAGGAGCTCAGTAACCTAGCTGCTATCCGGCGGATGTCTTTGGACGTCACAGCAACAGGAGATCCCGACCTTCCCAGTTTCTCCGTACCGTCGATAGCTCCGTCTCCTTCCGCAGACGAAAATGACGCATCTCGTTTATTCTGGGTTCCAGCTCGGTTGCATCCAGAGCTGGCTCCCAAGGAATTCAGATCCTTCCTCGAAACTAAGGCGGAACAGATCAGACGAAAATCGGGCGAATTCTCGGGCTTCGAACACGGTGGGGCAGGGGGGTCGCTTCGCCGAAAAAAGTCTATGTTG contains:
- a CDS encoding SYLF and SH3 domain-containing protein; the protein is MPLGIHNPLPSSLSSECKKAGKILASFIDPRQAFGPDKIIPPEILAGAKGLAILTVLKAGFLGSARFGSGIVVARLADGTWSAPSAIATAGAGFGGQIGFELTDFVFILNDAAAVRTFSQVGTLTLGGNVSIAAGPVGRNAEAAGAASTKGVAAVFSYSKTKGLFAGVSLEGSMLVERKDANEKMYNSRVSARQLLSGTIRPPPAADPLLRVLNSRAFYGNGRYGDTMYNDIPIYDDRHDDVVWEGRRGEAYGEGQRRDRGGFNGTDDYEYRDRPRASTWADDVYDRPPAGLGRSSTMGHADAFDRYGGRSRSNTAPFDEDYVYSDRKPSRPTAPKPVFGQRTGQSAPLRADQAVALYTFDADQEGDLGFKKGDIITILKRTDKAEDWWTGRIGDRVGIFPSNYVDAA